Genomic window (Fodinibius sp. Rm-B-1B1-1):
ACTTTACAAACTGATAATCTTCAGCCGGAGTAGCAATCAGCTCTACCACTGTATTGTGCTCATATTCCTTCGCTTGCTGTTTAAGAACTTCACTAACGACGCCCTTTCCCTCCGTTTGAACTGCAAGATCATAGTTTTTGAGTTCAAAGTTTGCTGTAAGATCATACCCCCTATCTATCCTTAGATCCAGAGGATTATCTGCAACTCCCATATCGCCACTCCACCGGGTAAAGACGTAGTCACCATTTGCATTGGCCAGCAGCTGGATCTGTTCACCTTCGGAATAAGTACTGTCAAAAGAGGGCGAAATTGTACCCGCGTCGGAAGGTGTAACATCCAGAGTTACCTGATAGATTGCTTCATTTGTAGGCTCGTTGGCATTTCCAGGCCCAGTGCTGTTACCGCCGCAAGCGGCCATTAGTAAAGTTACAGTAGCAAGAGTGACAAAAAGAAGTAGTCGGTTTCGATGGTGGATCATAGTTCAGAACTCAGTATTGCGGATGAAAATTTTATTCGCCGCAATAAAAACAAGTTTTATATACACTCGAAGTAAAAACACGAACGACTCTTGCCAACCACCATTTGTAGTTACTAAATATTCATTTTTCAATGTCATCAAACTCACAAATAATGAGTAACTAATACGGATTTCCCATTCATCCCTATCCCGTTCGCATTTTTACTTCGTGGTTAACTGCAGAGTTGTTTTATTGGCCTCAACACGTATTCAGCGTTGGCTCCCGATGCTTTGTATCGGGCATAGCTTTTAGTAACCAGTAACTTCTCTATTTCATACACCATCATGCATCTATCATTCGACCGCCCTTTCTGGGCTCTTCTATTTGTCATAGGTATTGCAATCACCATCGCTTCTTGCGGAGGTAGCAGCTCCGGTCCCGATATCAACAAACTGAAAATAGTTAGTGTCGTTCCCGACAGTGGGATGGTAGGCGACTCAGTTACAATCAAGGGTAGCGGTGGTTTTGCGAGCCGGCTATCAGATAATATTCTGACCTTCAATGGCACGCCTGCTACTGTGCTCAGTACCACACCTGATCAGCTGATCACCAAAGTCCCCGGAGGGGCCACCAGCGGACGACTTACCTTGGAGGTAAATGATCAAACCGTCAAAGGTCCGCATTTTAAGGTTCTTGGCTTCACCCCTGCCATTACTGGCGTTTCTCCAGTCAAGGCTACACCGGGAACTGAGGTTCGAATTAAAGGAACGCATTTCCTAAGCGGAAGTGCATCCACAAATAAAACGCCCAATGATCTGCTTCCCGACAATAAGCAGACAAAAGAGCCATTAGCCAAAAATAAAACAAATAATGCTGCTTCATTAAGTGCTCCCGGTGCTAAACGGCCTGGAATCGGGATGCCATCTCCCAGGTCTGATATCCCACAGAACAAAAATACATCAAAATTAAAAGTATCAGCTGCACAAAATAAGGCTAACGCTACGATTACAACCACTAATGCAGATGCTATTTCCATAACTTTCGGAGGCCAACAAGCCCCGGTGCATAGTGCCACTGATACCCTGCTTATTACCGAGGTCCCGGAAGGTGCTTCTGGCAATATCATTGAGGTAACCGTCGGGGAACAATCAATGGAATGGGATGCTTTTCAACTGCTTACTCCGCTCAACGTACTGAGCCTGTCACCTGAATCCGGGCCGGTAAGAACCTCCGTCACGGTTCAGGGAGAAGGTTTCCATACCACAGCCGACTCAAATATCGTTGCATTTAACAGCATTGAGGCTGAGGTGACTGCCGCAAGTCCAACGGAACTAAGCGTTGTGGTACCTCCCAAAGCTGAGAGTGGTGCTGTTACAGTCGAAGCCCATGGCCAGACGGCCCAGGGACCGACCTTTACCGTTACCGTACCTACAACCGATTTGTCCATCAGTGGCATTAGTCCTACCGGAGGACCCGCAGGGACTAATGTAACGATTACCGGTCAGGGCTTCAGTGCTACTCCCTCAGAGAATACCGTCAGCTTTGATGGCAGCCAAGCTACGGTAAGCGCCGCAACAACGGAAAAACTCACAGCCACCGTCCCCGATGGGGCAACAACCGGCCCTGTTTCGGTTACCATAGACAACGAGACCGTAAATGGCCCTACCTTTAATGTATCCACTAACAGTCCCCCAACATTTACGTCTCCAGCCTCCCTAAGCATCAAAGAAAATACTTCACTGGTTGATACGGTTGTTGCCAGTGATGTTGACGGCGATGCCCTAACCTTCAGCATCAGCGGTGGAGATGATCAGGACCTGTTTACAATTGATGAACAAACCGGAGTACTTGCCTTTAGCAGTATCCCTGATTACGAAAACCCGAGTGATATTAACGCTGACAACATTTATGAGCTGCAGATCAGCGCCAATGATGGCTCACTTTCTGCCAACCAGGGGGTCAGCATAACAGTCACAGATGTTAACGAAAACCAGTCGCCCTCTTTTACCAGTAGAGCCTCTTTCAACGTGAACGAGAACGCCACCGACATAGGAACGCTCACCGCCAACGATCCCGAAGGCGATGCTATTACCCTCAGCATCAGCGGGGGCACGGATCAGGATCTGTTCAACCTTGAAGAACAAAGCGGGGAGCTTTCGTTCAAAACCGCTCCCGACCATGAGGACCCGACCGATGCCGACAATGATAATATTTATGAGTTACAGGTTGAAGCTGCTGACAATAACGGGAGCACATCCCAGGATATTACCGTGGACGTGCAAAACTTGAATGACAACTCACCGTATATTACACAATCCACCTATGAGATAGAAGAAAACAAAACTGAGATCGGGACCATTGTTGCCACCGACCCCGACGGTGATGCGTTAACGTTCGAGCTAAACGGCGGCGTTGACGAAGACGCTTTTACTCTTGATACCCAAACCGGAGCTCTAAGTTTTAAGTATCCCCGCGACTACGAACAACCTACTGACGGCCAGCAGATTGGTTATCCCACCGACAATGAATATGAGGTCAATATTGGTGTTAGGGATGATGAAAATATAACTTTTGAGAGCCTCACCGTTGTCGTCAAAAATGTGGCCGAGCCGGTTGAAATTGTGCGCGGATCAATACAAAACCAGTACCAGACTGAACAAAGCAATGGCCAGTTTGTATTCGATCTGGTTCCCGACGGCTTTGATACGGGTAACAGCGCCATTTTGATCGTCTTGGACAACACCAAAGGCACAGCCCAAAGCGCCACCATTGGCGGCCCGGATGCCGGACTGTTTATGGTCGAAGGTATCTTAACAGCCCCTGATCGTATTCAAATCAGCGGCCCGGTACTCGACTACGACCACAGCGCCGACGGTACGCCCCATCAGTACCAGTTTACCGTAACCACCACCTCAACAGAGGGTGCCACCGAGGCCCCACAAACGTTTGTAATCCCCATCACTCCCTTTAGTGGAGGCAGCGGCACGGCATCAGACCCGTATCTTGTTTCTACCTTAGAACAACTACAGGCTGTAGATATGTTCAGGAATGCTCATTTCAGGCAAACCCGAAACATCGACGCTTCAGCAACAGCCAGTTGGAATAGCGGCGAAGGATTTAAGCCAATAGCTACGCAAAACAACCCATTCACAGGAAGTTATGACGGGGCTGGTTTTACCATATCTGGACTTACAATGAATCTGAAAAATTCTGAAAGATATCTCGCATTTATTGAAGTTCTCGGGGCCGGAGCAGATATCACTAATATACATTTGGAAACAGCCAGTTATGATATCTCTGCTGGTGCTATACTTGTAGGTCTTAACAAGGGAACTATCATAAATAGCTCGGTATCGGGTTCCATTAAAGGTTGGCAAGGAGGTGGCTTAGTATACCTCAACGAGGGCACAATCGAAGACTCACACTCTGAAGCAACAGTAGACATGTCCTCCGGTGGTCTTTTTTATGTGATTGGAGGTTTAGTAGGCAGAAATGATGGTACGGCAATCATCCGTAATTCTTATAGCACAGGTGACGTTACAGGGAATGCTATGACCGGAGGATTGGTCGGCTGGAATTTAGGAGGGACCATTACACATTCCTATGCCGAAGGTACTGTTACCGGTGATGGGGTTAACCATGGCGGCTTAGTTGGAGTCAATGATAGTGGCGGCGAAATAAAATACAGCCATGCTAAGGGTGATGTCGGAGGACGTGATGCGGGCGATCCGGGTGGATTGGTGTCCCGCAATAATAGTCTCATCCAAGAATCATACGCCTATGGTTTTGTCACAACTGCGAGTATCGGTGGCGGGTTAGTAGCAAAGAATGACAAAGATGGAATTATCCGTAATAGCTTTGCCATCGGGGATCTTGAATCGCTATCTGGTGACTATTTTGAGGTTACTTTAGGCGGCTTGGTTGGTGAAAATAGAGGAGAAATTACCGGGTCCTGGACCATTGGAGATATGACTTCTTACAGCAGTGACCAATCCGGGGCTTTGGTAGGTTTTAATGATCCAACACTTGGCACGATCAATAACAGCTATTTTAATAAATCAGTAGGCATTCCAACATCTGATGGCGGAAGGGGATTGACCAGTACTGAAATTACGGGCTCAAATGCACCATTAAATATGAATTTTGATTTTGACACTATATGGAAGCAAGGGGAAGAATCGAACTACTATCCCACCCTACGCAATAATCCTGTAGATG
Coding sequences:
- a CDS encoding IPT/TIG domain-containing protein is translated as MHLSFDRPFWALLFVIGIAITIASCGGSSSGPDINKLKIVSVVPDSGMVGDSVTIKGSGGFASRLSDNILTFNGTPATVLSTTPDQLITKVPGGATSGRLTLEVNDQTVKGPHFKVLGFTPAITGVSPVKATPGTEVRIKGTHFLSGSASTNKTPNDLLPDNKQTKEPLAKNKTNNAASLSAPGAKRPGIGMPSPRSDIPQNKNTSKLKVSAAQNKANATITTTNADAISITFGGQQAPVHSATDTLLITEVPEGASGNIIEVTVGEQSMEWDAFQLLTPLNVLSLSPESGPVRTSVTVQGEGFHTTADSNIVAFNSIEAEVTAASPTELSVVVPPKAESGAVTVEAHGQTAQGPTFTVTVPTTDLSISGISPTGGPAGTNVTITGQGFSATPSENTVSFDGSQATVSAATTEKLTATVPDGATTGPVSVTIDNETVNGPTFNVSTNSPPTFTSPASLSIKENTSLVDTVVASDVDGDALTFSISGGDDQDLFTIDEQTGVLAFSSIPDYENPSDINADNIYELQISANDGSLSANQGVSITVTDVNENQSPSFTSRASFNVNENATDIGTLTANDPEGDAITLSISGGTDQDLFNLEEQSGELSFKTAPDHEDPTDADNDNIYELQVEAADNNGSTSQDITVDVQNLNDNSPYITQSTYEIEENKTEIGTIVATDPDGDALTFELNGGVDEDAFTLDTQTGALSFKYPRDYEQPTDGQQIGYPTDNEYEVNIGVRDDENITFESLTVVVKNVAEPVEIVRGSIQNQYQTEQSNGQFVFDLVPDGFDTGNSAILIVLDNTKGTAQSATIGGPDAGLFMVEGILTAPDRIQISGPVLDYDHSADGTPHQYQFTVTTTSTEGATEAPQTFVIPITPFSGGSGTASDPYLVSTLEQLQAVDMFRNAHFRQTRNIDASATASWNSGEGFKPIATQNNPFTGSYDGAGFTISGLTMNLKNSERYLAFIEVLGAGADITNIHLETASYDISAGAILVGLNKGTIINSSVSGSIKGWQGGGLVYLNEGTIEDSHSEATVDMSSGGLFYVIGGLVGRNDGTAIIRNSYSTGDVTGNAMTGGLVGWNLGGTITHSYAEGTVTGDGVNHGGLVGVNDSGGEIKYSHAKGDVGGRDAGDPGGLVSRNNSLIQESYAYGFVTTASIGGGLVAKNDKDGIIRNSFAIGDLESLSGDYFEVTLGGLVGENRGEITGSWTIGDMTSYSSDQSGALVGFNDPTLGTINNSYFNKSVGIPTSDGGRGLTSTEITGSNAPLNMNFDFDTIWKQGEESNYYPTLRNNPVDGVLVEPSL